One window of Aphelocoma coerulescens isolate FSJ_1873_10779 chromosome 17, UR_Acoe_1.0, whole genome shotgun sequence genomic DNA carries:
- the LOC138119788 gene encoding uncharacterized protein, producing MKMLGWHASITRKIVFLTVIIVTISQEIIPRGEDIWSQAFMRVTGLMGKYSDLKNLNLLTVVIHGNQVYTKQEWEKQRTWQLQGTVGEKIKIGCRMINGTTHKKATQISVSTTSTDKHREICSYASEADCWYNFTLVQTVEVVCLWGQGSNGLSFKFQINAMARPTMTYSGNQIRTQVTPLKSEPKVYEIGPYVVRNTGQQLLLFNPEWSLKRVELLMQINISEIQPACSPLIQTSLEGWTAWLQKQTPLKGRMRRDLSGMLGTGLGVINGIDSEILMNKLATATSDLTKLKQPLQSSLLALGNSQWQVSKILPDLAKISNLDHELILNTLGTAQDNVSLAFSCIQAQLWMQSTASLIIREGNEGVFPIEIREAVWNNATKLERKLQSWWTLVNFTYDPMTNIATAFVLTIRNATVYVIHPIVALGLNHKGTVFYPSEHRVWARMVREKWQTVNLESCITREQQGFICESNTLDARDICLDTEQGICHFEIHPDTSPKTVLVYVGQGCVCLRTTCTSMMIDDNVINVTARNHSNFCICNFAKIVGCDFSYLAPVVSHQLIRSNYTVYHKLLPTPIGMNLTLVKQLVKHQDLMEILKEIQRNGEKTLVTVHYDTQEISRILQRVRQDASHNWWDSLFGWSPTATGILNTLCHPIIVLLTLVSTCLALSIALLIWNYRVLKRLSVLTTLSNAHGKTLRDAYQKIH from the coding sequence atgaaaatgttagggtGGCACGCAAGTATAACCCggaaaattgtttttctcacaGTTATAATTGTAACCATCAGCCAGGAAATTATTCCTAGGGGAGAAGACATATGGTCTCAAGCCTTTATGCGGGTTACTGGActcatggggaaatattctgatttaaaaaatttaaacctgTTGACTGTAGTCATACACGGAAACCAAGTGTATACAAAGCAAgagtgggaaaaacaaagaacttggcagctccaggggactgtaggagaaaaaatcaAGATTGGATGCCGAATGATTAACGGGACTACTCACaaaaaagcaacccaaatcAGTGTCTCAACTACTTCTACAGACAAACACCGTGAAATCTGTAGTTACGCAAGTGAAGCAGACTGttggtataattttacattagtacAGACTGTGGAAGTGGTTTGTCTTTGGGGCCAAGGCAGTAATGGactctcattcaaattccagataaatgccATGGCTAGGCCCACTATGACCTACTCTGGCAATCAGATCCGAACCCAGGTCACACCACTTAAATCTGAGCCAAAGGTTTATGAGATTGGCCCTTATGTAGTGAGGAACACAGGCCAACAATTACTGCTGTTTAACCCAGAATGGTCTCTTAAGCGTGTAGaactactaatgcaaattaacatttctgaaatccaaccagcctgctcccctttaattcaaacatcccttgaagggtggacagcctggctgcagaagcAAACCCCCCTCAAGGGCAGAATGCGGAGAGACCTGAGTGGCATGCTAGGAACAGGGCTGGGAGTTATAAATGGAAttgattcagagatactgatgaataAACTGGCCACGGCAACCAGTgacctgaccaaattaaaacagcccctacaatcttccctattagcattaggaaacagccagtggcaagtctcaaaaatactcccagaccTTGCAAAAATCAGCAACCTGGATCACGaactgatattaaacacacttggcacagctcaggacaATGTCTCATTAGCCTTTAGCTGCATACAAgctcaattatggatgcagtccaCAGCTTCCTTAATCATAAGAGAGGGTAATGAAGGTGTATTTCCTATTGAGATCCGAGAGGCTGTTTGGAACAATGCtactaaattagaaagaaagctccaatcctggtggaccttGGTAAATTTCACCTATGACCCAATGACTAACATAGCTACTGCCTTTGTGCTTACGATACGGAATGCcacagtttatgtaattcatcctATTGTCGCATTGGGATTAAACCATAAAGGGACAGTTTTCTACCCCTCTGAACATAGAGTATGGGCTCGGATGGTaagagaaaaatggcaaacagTGAATTTAGAATCTTGTATTACACGGgaacaacaaggatttatctgtgaaagtaatacacTTGATGCCAGAGACATATGTCTTGATACAGAACAAGGCATATGTCACTTTGAGATCCACCCAGACACTTCACCGAAAACTGTACTCGTATATGTTGGgcaaggctgtgtgtgcttaagaaCTACCTGCACTTCAATGATGATAGATGACAATGTTATAAATGTAACTGCCAGGAatcactctaatttttgtatttgtaattttgccAAGATTGTTGGGTGTGACTTTTCGTATTTAGCACCAGTCGTATCTCATCAATTAATAAGGTCTAACTATACCGTTTACCATAAATTGCTACCCACACCTATTGGGATGAACCTAacattagtaaagcaattaGTAAAGCATCAAGACCTCATggaaattttgaaagaaatccaaagaaacggggaaaagaccttagtcactgtccattatgacacacaagaaatcagcagaattttgcaaAGAGTGAGACAAGACGCAAGTCATAACTGGTGGGACTCACTTTTCGGGTGGTCACCTACCGCAACTGGTATCCTAAATACGTTATGTCACCCCATAATTGTCTTATTAACCTTGGTTAGCACCTGTCTTGCGCTGTCTATCGCGTTACTTATTTGGAACTATAGAGTACTAAAAAGACTATCAGTCCTAACTACTTTGTCAAACGCACACGGGAAAACATTAAGAGATGCCTACCAAAAAATTCATTAG
- the LOC138119792 gene encoding uncharacterized protein isoform X1 has protein sequence MPRGTWESGGRGERPGGEVRSPPQGFLRPRPTRRCSPNETLGAALWRGRSATVGVDAVDSKARGGTITARSDEQLPQARPRRAGALPEMRQHKVQGQRNLHPHLDTYKMLCAGKKSYFAAAVCIITVTSMLAVSYLRLQRLSHQPKVIQEGRRCRGKIANSTITALKGNKTFIISPYFDERESKVTRLIGIVHHEDVKQLYCWFCCQPNGKIYVSKAKIDVHSDRFGFPYGAADIVCLEPENCDPTHVSIHQSPHGNIDQLPRFEIKNRKAETFSVDFTVCISAMFGNYNNVLQFIQSMEMYKILGAQKVVIYKNNCSHLMEKVLKFYVEEGTVEIIPWPINSHLRVSSKWHFMQDGTHIGYYGQITALNDCIYRNMERSKFVVLNDADEIILPLKHPNWKTMMNSLQEQNPGTSVFLFENHIFPETVPSRMFNISSWNTVPGVNILQHVHREPDRKDVINPRKMIVDPRKVIQTSVHSVLRAYGNSANVPMDIALIYHCRKALQRDLPRESLIRDTTLWRYNSSLIMNVNKVLSQTMLQAQE, from the exons ATGCCTCGGGGAACCTGGGAAAGTGGCGGGAGAGGCGAGAGGCCCGGTGGGGAAGTCCGCAGCCCGCCCCAGGGCTTCCTCCGTCCGCGGCCGACTCGCCGTTGCTCGCCGAACGAAACCCTTGGCGCCGCGCTCTGGCGGGGCCGCTCGGCGACCGTCGGTGTCGATGCCGTGGACAGCAAGGCGCGCGGAGGCACCATCACGGCGCGAAGCGACGAGCAGCTGCCTCAAGCGCGACCACGCCGGGCGGGGGCTCTGCCTGAG ATGCGGCAGCATAAAGTACAAGGACAAAGAAATTTGCATCCACATTTAGATACGTACAAAATGTTGTGTGCTGGGAAAAAATCttactttgctgctgctgtgtgcatTATTACTGTAACTTCAATGCTTGCAGTTTCTTATCTGAGGTTACAGAGACTTTCTCATCAGCCAAAAGTAATTCAAGAAGGTAGAAGATGTCGAGGGAAAATTGCCAATAGCACAATAACAGCATTAAAAGGTAACAAAACTTTTATTATATCCCCATACTTTGAtgagagagaaagcaaagtCACTCGTCTGATTGGGATTGTTCACCATGAAGATGTAAAACAACTGTACTGCTGGTTCTGCTGTCAGCCCAATGGAAAGATATATGTATCAAAAGCAAAAATCGATGTTCACTCAGATAGATTTGGATTCCCTTATGGTGCAGCAGATATAGTTTGTCTGGAACCTGAAAATTGTGATCCAACACATGTATCAATTCATCAGTCTCCACATGGAAATATTGACCAGCTGCCAAGGTTTGAAATTAAAAACCGCAAGGCTGAGACCTTTTCTGTTGACTTCACTGTGTGCATTTCTGCCATGTTTGGAAACTACAACAATGTCTTGCAGTTTATACAGAGTATGGAAATGTACAAGATTCTTGGAGCACAGAAAGTGGTGATCTATAAGAACAACTGCAGCCATCTGATGGAGAAAGTCTTGAAGTTTTATGTAGAGGAAGGAACTGTTGAAATAATTCCCTGGCCAATAAACTCACACCTCAGGGTTTCTTCTAAATGGCACTTCATGCAAGATGGAACACACATTGGCTACTATGGACAAATCACAGCTCTAAATGACTGTATATACCGTAACATGGAAAGGAGCAAGTTTGTGGTCCTTAATGATGCTGATGAAATAATTCTTCCCCTTAAGCACccaaactggaaaacaatgatGAACAGTCTTCAGGAACAAAACCCAGGGACTAGCGTTTTCCTCTTTGAGAACCATATCTTCCCAGAAACTGTACCTTCTCGCATGTTCAACATTTCATCTTGGAATACTGTGCCAGGTGTTAACATATTACAGCATGTACACAGAGAGCCTGACAGGAAAGATGTGATCAATCCCCGGAAAATGATAGTTGATCCACGAAAGGTGATTCAGACTTCAGTCCATTCTGTCCTACGTGCTTATGGGAACAGTGCAAATGTTCCCATGGATATTGCTCTCATTTATCACTGTCGGAAGGCCCTTCAAAGAGACCTTCCCAGAGAATCCCTCATCAGGGATACAACACTGTGGAGATATAACTCATCATTAATCATGAATGTTAACAAGGTGCTATCTCAAACCATGCTGCAAGCTCAAGAGTGA
- the LOC138119792 gene encoding uncharacterized protein isoform X2 — protein sequence MRQHKVQGQRNLHPHLDTYKMLCAGKKSYFAAAVCIITVTSMLAVSYLRLQRLSHQPKVIQEGRRCRGKIANSTITALKGNKTFIISPYFDERESKVTRLIGIVHHEDVKQLYCWFCCQPNGKIYVSKAKIDVHSDRFGFPYGAADIVCLEPENCDPTHVSIHQSPHGNIDQLPRFEIKNRKAETFSVDFTVCISAMFGNYNNVLQFIQSMEMYKILGAQKVVIYKNNCSHLMEKVLKFYVEEGTVEIIPWPINSHLRVSSKWHFMQDGTHIGYYGQITALNDCIYRNMERSKFVVLNDADEIILPLKHPNWKTMMNSLQEQNPGTSVFLFENHIFPETVPSRMFNISSWNTVPGVNILQHVHREPDRKDVINPRKMIVDPRKVIQTSVHSVLRAYGNSANVPMDIALIYHCRKALQRDLPRESLIRDTTLWRYNSSLIMNVNKVLSQTMLQAQE from the coding sequence ATGCGGCAGCATAAAGTACAAGGACAAAGAAATTTGCATCCACATTTAGATACGTACAAAATGTTGTGTGCTGGGAAAAAATCttactttgctgctgctgtgtgcatTATTACTGTAACTTCAATGCTTGCAGTTTCTTATCTGAGGTTACAGAGACTTTCTCATCAGCCAAAAGTAATTCAAGAAGGTAGAAGATGTCGAGGGAAAATTGCCAATAGCACAATAACAGCATTAAAAGGTAACAAAACTTTTATTATATCCCCATACTTTGAtgagagagaaagcaaagtCACTCGTCTGATTGGGATTGTTCACCATGAAGATGTAAAACAACTGTACTGCTGGTTCTGCTGTCAGCCCAATGGAAAGATATATGTATCAAAAGCAAAAATCGATGTTCACTCAGATAGATTTGGATTCCCTTATGGTGCAGCAGATATAGTTTGTCTGGAACCTGAAAATTGTGATCCAACACATGTATCAATTCATCAGTCTCCACATGGAAATATTGACCAGCTGCCAAGGTTTGAAATTAAAAACCGCAAGGCTGAGACCTTTTCTGTTGACTTCACTGTGTGCATTTCTGCCATGTTTGGAAACTACAACAATGTCTTGCAGTTTATACAGAGTATGGAAATGTACAAGATTCTTGGAGCACAGAAAGTGGTGATCTATAAGAACAACTGCAGCCATCTGATGGAGAAAGTCTTGAAGTTTTATGTAGAGGAAGGAACTGTTGAAATAATTCCCTGGCCAATAAACTCACACCTCAGGGTTTCTTCTAAATGGCACTTCATGCAAGATGGAACACACATTGGCTACTATGGACAAATCACAGCTCTAAATGACTGTATATACCGTAACATGGAAAGGAGCAAGTTTGTGGTCCTTAATGATGCTGATGAAATAATTCTTCCCCTTAAGCACccaaactggaaaacaatgatGAACAGTCTTCAGGAACAAAACCCAGGGACTAGCGTTTTCCTCTTTGAGAACCATATCTTCCCAGAAACTGTACCTTCTCGCATGTTCAACATTTCATCTTGGAATACTGTGCCAGGTGTTAACATATTACAGCATGTACACAGAGAGCCTGACAGGAAAGATGTGATCAATCCCCGGAAAATGATAGTTGATCCACGAAAGGTGATTCAGACTTCAGTCCATTCTGTCCTACGTGCTTATGGGAACAGTGCAAATGTTCCCATGGATATTGCTCTCATTTATCACTGTCGGAAGGCCCTTCAAAGAGACCTTCCCAGAGAATCCCTCATCAGGGATACAACACTGTGGAGATATAACTCATCATTAATCATGAATGTTAACAAGGTGCTATCTCAAACCATGCTGCAAGCTCAAGAGTGA